The genomic window ggacTGTAGGCTGGGATCAACCCTATTTAATTGGTCCCCAAGCTAAACCAATTTAGTATTGAAATTAGAGCAATGGGAAGATAAGCAGTTGCGACCACTGTGAtaaattgtcttttcttttctcatgttttaGCACATCACTTTTGATTTGCCTGTTGTACTGGTCAGTTTTGGTTTGACAGTGACATGTTTATCTCAGGAGGTGCTCCAATACTAAGCATCCCATTCTATATCTATTATTGGAAATCCTGTTAAACATGGCATTAATTATGCATTTCTGAAGAAGTGCCTGGGAATAACCCCAGTGCAGTTGTTTTTACCTGTCTTAAGGTGTTGTAATCTTACTTGTCTGTGATTAAACTGAAAGCGTAGCCAAATTTATGTTATGGGGTTTCAATTTAAAAGTTTCAGTTCTTATGCTTgcaaaaaattaatgaaatacaaTTGTGATTTTGTGTATTCTCTGGGATAAGCATTCATTGCTGGACATGACATTCCGGAATCATTAGGCAACTTGTTTTGTAatcttctgtgttctctttcaACTGTGTATTGTGTTTTCTAACTGGAGTTGTGAACTCCAGGAGAAATATACATGTTCCTTTGTTTGTTCTGTGAGGTGCATAGTCCCCTCAGAAGGTGCTGTAGTAAATAGTAACTTCTATCTCTTTCAGCCTGAAGGCTTTTCAAGCAGTCCGGCTCCCAGCAAGGATCTTCCTGTTCTTTCTAGTCATTTGTCTTTGCCCCAGAGCAACAACACGGCTCCTTTTGCCTCTGAAGTGGAGAACTTCCTCAAACGGTTTAACAAAGACTCTGTTGTGGAGTCTGCAAACAAGGAGTTGTGTGACGGTTTGTATGGGTGGAGTCCACTTTCTGGGGCTCCCAAAGATGCTTTCACATTTGAAGAGAAGTTTGGAAGCTTCTTAAGTCACAAGGAAAAGGTAGAACCCAAGTCAGAGCCTGCTGATCGCCATACTGACTTCCTGCTGCCTCATGAGAGGGCCAGTCAGGATGGCAGTGGTTTCTCCCGAATTCTGGGCATGATGGCTGATTCTGCCAGTGctcaggagaagaggaggcgTAGTTTTCCTGACATTGAGGATGAagagaaatttctttatggTGATGAGGATGAAGACACCAAAACTGAATCTCTCCCCATTCAGAAGCCCCCGgtgagctgtggcaatgagaTAATAAGCCAGAATGTGAGCccacctccttctcctgctccagctgtcaAACTGGATCCTTCAGAAGAACCTAATGCTGAGTATGCAAAGATCCATGACTTACTCAAAACCATTGGGCTTGACATTGGTGTTGCTGAAATTGGAAAACTGGCTGTTCGTACCCAGGAACGCCTTCATGGCAAAAAGTTGGCATCTCGTTCTCCTGATCGTCGCTCTTCAGATCCTCGCAGACTGGACCCTTGGGACTTGCGTCGCAGCCGGAGTGACACTCGTTCTCCTGAGTCAGGCCAGCAGCGCTCAGCATCACCTTCAGTCTCTTTCCAGCAGTCTAAAGATGCATCCTCtcttcagaaatcagaatatACTAAGCCAGTGGGACAGGATATACCTACATGTGCCCCAGAACAGcctcttccttctgtctctctcaTTCCCTCAGTTCCACCAGCTCCTGCTAGTTTGCCGCCTACACCTACTTCTGTTTCCCAATACCAAATTCCCAACTATTCCCAGTTCACTGCCACTCAAATGCCTCAAAACTATCCACCTCCCACAATGGCTCCTCCAGGATACGATGCATATGGGCATTATATGGCATATGCAGCCCCTGGCTGGACCATGTAtccccctgcccagcagccTAATCCTACACTGCCGGAAGCTCATGGCCTTCTTACTATGGCCATGTCAGCGAACCCCATGCGCCCCAACCTCCGGGTGATTGAGACAGTCTCTATGGGAAAGGATGTCCCTGATTTAAAAAGAGATGGTTCTGTGCTTGTTCATGTCCCTACCACTCCTGCTAATTCCAAAGTGCCCCTTCGTCTGTCTTCACACCCTCTCAAAAATACCACAGAAAAGATGTCGGATGAAAAAAATCGGGCAGCTCAGAAGCAGAAGGTATGCAATCTATTCTAATACATCAAAATACGTTGGACTGCTTGAACTGCTTGATTAACAGGGtaaaagcttttcctcttcaggtgcgccttttttttttcctgagtggtttcagtttaaaagcagTTGGACtaaatttgcttttgttaaagATTTCTAGGCATTAGTCTGTATTACTCtgtgacaatttaaaaaaatgcctttaaaatccCCCAGAGTTGTATGCCTGTAGGTTATGGCTGAACAGCTGAAATCAAGCACAAAGTTGAAGTTCTTGGGGCCAGCCaaaatcttacagaaaaaacacatgGTGGCCACAGCTTGGCTTTATTCTGCTGAGCTTTAGGTATTGAAATATCTGAAGATATCTAGAtacataaatacctgaagggacGGCGTAAAGAAGATGGAAATGGGCTTTTTTCAGTGACGtccagtggcaggacaagaggtaatgagcacaaactgaaacacaggaggcttCATCTGAACATGGTACGTGGTACAATAATACCATGGTTATACCTATATTAGACGTTCTTAAATACATACTAAAGGACTTTGTAATTCACCGTTGCATATAATTTTCCCTCTACATTTGTATTAATTATCTCTTATAAGAATCACAAAATCAAAAGAACTTAAGGGAAACTGTTCTTTACTTGGTGCATCTGACACCAGTTTAGGTTATGGGTGTTAATGTTTTCCTCTTCTAGTTACCTTGATTTGTATGATAATTAGAGAGGAGTGGGGAAGAACATACTTTAAAACAGGAAACTGTAGTTACATAACTGTCAAAGGACTGGAAGATTCCTGAAAGATATTTGGGTTTTCAAACTGGTGCCCACTCAGTCTTTGTTGTTAAAATAAGGGGATAGAACCATAGAATGATttagattggaagggacctttagagatcatctagttccaacctccctcccgtgggcagggacacctttcactagatcaggttgctgaaagccccatccagcctggccttgatcactgccagggatggggcatccacagtTTCTATGGGCAACCAGTTCCAGtatctcaccaccctcattgtaaaaaatttcttccttatgtcgAATTTTAATCTACCCTTGCTTAGTTTAAAACCGTTGTCCCCTGTCCTGTCATTgcaggccttggtaaaaagtctctctccatctttcttataagcccccttcaTATATTGAAgggctgctataaggtctccccagagccttctcttctccaggctgagcaaccacagctctctcagcctttcttcataggaagGGTGTCCCAGTCCTCtaatcattttcatggcccCAAGAGGTCcgtgtctttcttgtgctgggggccccagagctggatgcagtactccagttGGGGTCTCATGAGAACAGATTTAGAGAcggagaatcacctccctcgacctgctggctGTGGTTTTTGTGCAGCTCAGGATACAATttgctttctgagctgcaagcgTACATTGCCGGCTTAtatctgatttttcatttacatatgCATATCTGCATTAGAGACATTCTTTCAGTGTAGCTGTGCTAATGATTAATTGTGTTGGTAGATGTGCTAGTAGAAGAGCAGCACATGGCAGAGGCTGGAAGCTTTTTGCCTACTCAGTTATATCACACTCCTCAGAACAAATCAGGCCATGGAAAGATGGACCACTGAATCCAAGAGAGGCTCAAAAGAAGTCACTTTAAATTTTTCGTCTGATATAAcctctctgctttttgtttgaagTGACTTAAAGAGGAGTACTTACACAAAGTGCTACATCAGCAGATAAGTGAGCTTTCACTGCTTGCAGGAATAATAATTTCTTCAGCTGACATGGTtgaaattttggttttaatgaaaCTTGGCACTTCTGGAAGAGCTCTGTTGGCTGAAGGTGTGTGGTTTTCTCCTGCCATGACATACCCTGGTAGCTCACCTGTGCATCTTGGCAGAACTTCTAGGGCTTTGTCTGCACTAGAGATGTCTTTGGCTTGGACTTAGTCCACAGTTTTTTTGCTGGGATGGCTTGAAGTATAAAAACTTGCGTGTTCCACTTGATGCCCCTGTGCTGGCAGAAAATTCAGTATGAGAGAATGGTGTTTTGGTGATTACAAAAAACTTGTGGCATTTAAGACATGGCCTAACTGTGTTGGTAGAACTCCCAGGGCTTACTCCAGGCAGGATCTAGGGATCCTGTCAATATTTACATTGCCATAGTAGTAGTGATTCTCTAGGGAAGACAAGGCCTGGGGTCAGTTGTTCTTTGTTCAAGGGAGGAATCAGTAGTAAGCTTTAAGAGCATTGTGAAGGTAAAAAGATTGGGATTTGTCTCTTGAAAAATGAAGCTGGGAAGGAAATTGAAAGAacttttcaggttttattttagcATATTGCCTGGTTTCCTTCTGTGAGAATCAATGAAAACCAGTGAAAAGCTCATCTGTGAGCTTTTTAAGCAAGAAACAAACTTCATCCAGGTGTTTCATTGCAGACAGTTATGcctgcaaaatatatttcatgaTACAGTTATGATCAGATTGAAGCAGAAGCCTAAATAATAGCTAAAATTGGCCAGAGTCAAAGCAGGAGGCAAGGTGAAGGGCTGTGAAGTCTTTTGTCACTGATGGAACACGCTAGCTGTAGAGATACTGCATGAGTTTTGAAGAGCCATTTAGCATTGATCTTTCTTACCCCTGTAGAAGATAGTCATCTGAGCCTAAGTGCCTTGGGAAACGGTGCAACAAACAAAGCAGTTTTGAGGAATACACtgcccaaaagaaaaaaatcgcCTTCATACAGGGTTGAAGCATGAGCACATGATATAGTTACCTGCAGATGCAGAGGAAGAGGTGTATTTGTTGTGTTGAAATACCGAAGAACATTTTGAGAATAGTGAGCAGTGTTCTGTGACTGGGAAACTGAGGTCTTGCTGTCAGTCTTGCAAGACTGATTAACTTGTattgggaagagaagaaaatccagTCCCCTTCCAATCTGTTTAGGTGatagaagagagagaaaaactgaagaatgaACGAGAAGCACGGCAGAAGAAGCTTTACTATCTCAAGACTGAATTGGACAGGCTTCGTAAACAGCAAGGTACACTGCattccccgccccccccttttttttttttccccactgggaTGTGTTACAAGTACCTGCTAGGAGAAGTGAAGACCAGAATAGTAACAGTCGGTAGTTTAAAACTAGTATTTTCATACTCTGGGCAATGCAGAACTCTTGAGAAAGCAGTGACCTAATTactatattaaaattaattatgtcAAAATTTGGCTGTTACACTGAAACAAACAGTTGCCCTTGCATCTTCTTCGGCAGCTTGATAAGTTAAATGAATTGCTCTTTGTCCATTTTAGTGCTTCTTTAGAAGAAGTGAGAAATAGTAACTGAAGACGTGTCATTGTGCCTTTCAATTTTTCATGAATCTTATCTGGAGAAGGAAAACTCCTCTCTAGACAGAgctaacttttttaaaaacttttgttTGGTCCATGTAAATACTAATTTCCCTCACCTTTGGAAAATCATACTGTCAGGTTAGAATGTACGATTAACTTTTGCTTGTTTGGTCACACAGGGAAATAGTGATTATTAAATTGATTCTCTCTCTTGAGGATTATGGTGTCTCTATTGGGGTGGATGTTACAGCAATCCTTATAGAGAGGGATCGTGCAGATTTAGTGATGCTGTACCTGAGAGTCAGTTCCATCTTTACAAATTCCTAGTCAAGATTTAGctataatattttatattagtATTTTACTTGTTGCTGGAGTAGTTGTACAGATCTTAAGACAAATTTCCTGTTGCATTTCCAACTCTTCTACTTCCTTGATTGGCTCAGGAGAGATGTTGAGGAAAAAACGTCGTGAGAAGGATGGACACAAAGACCCCTTGTTGGTTGAGGTGAACAGACTACAAGAGAATATTATGAAGGAGATTTCAGAGCTGCATAAAGAATCTGATGCAGCTGACAAGAAGCAGTCTGAGCTTGACAAAGTAGCGCAAATTCTGGGGATTAACATATTTGAAAAACCCCGGAAACCATCTGTGGAAACCAAAGATTCCTCGGAAAAGAACAGCAAGtcagaaaatgcaaaaggtCTGGAGAAGACGTCTTCCTCCAACAAGGTAAAGTCTTCTGGCTTGTCTGCTAATGATTTTCCCACTAAGAGAAGAGGGCACTGGGGAGACAGCCACTCCCAAACATTTACTAGAGGATCATTTGATGTCATTTGTTATCACGTCTCATATACTGGTTTTGATGGTGCATGCAGGTGAGAGTCAATGTATCGGTGTTTATAATTTCCCTCAGGGATTGTGCAGTTTGGTACCACTTACTGGTTTTGGTCTTGGTTTTGATGAGGTGTTGGTTGGATTAAACAGTATCATCAGTGTTTGTAGCTGTTTGGTCTCAATGCCATATCAGGAGGACAGACTGTTTTTCTCGACAACATTTCTGACATAGCCTGTCAAGGAGGAATGTTTGTAGCGGCAAAGCTCCCTGCAGATTTGGAGCATGTTGGTGTTCTCACTGCGTGATGATATTAACAAATCTCAAGACTTACATATGGTTGTCAGCTTAACATGATTATTATGTACATGCTACGTATTCTCTCCCAAGAAATGTCTGTATGCATCAGTATGGTCTCTCTGACGTGGTCTATACTACTGAGTGCTGGATACACTGAGTGCTGGATACACCAAAACAGGCTTATCGCAGAAGACAGTTTTTACTTTGGAAGCAGTGTATGGTAGTAACATCTGAAAGGTTATGCATGTATTCAGGAGATGAATTATCCTGCTTTTCAGATGTTAATTCAAATATGTAACTGAAACAGCTGATGGGAGATGGTAGATGCTTTTTGTGTAGACCTTACTGTATATTttttgcagagaggaaaatgttAGTAGGGTAAGAGGTATTTCCTACAAGGTCACTCAAATCTGTGTATCCTGTAAACTTTTCCTTATGCTTCTTCCTGGTCTGGTTCAGAGAACTCATTAGATGCCTTTCATTAAGgcttgcttttgtgttttgtttttgttgtttcttggAACATCACTGAAGTTTAGTGTCCACTGACTTTTACACATCATTTGCTTCAGTCGCCACATCGTAACACTAAAGTAGGCAACAATGTCTGTTAAATCCTACATTGCATTAACTTAAATTGCTCTCTTTTCTTGAGATATGGCATGtgtgaatatatttttctttatgttaaCTTTCATTGTTTGTATTGTCCATACCCATCATGACTTGATCCCCTTGTCATAGTTCCTTATTTTAACACGGAAAATTCTGAGTTCTGGCCAGGAACATTTAATGTTTTCAGATATCTGTAGGCACATAGGACACTGCCCTTAGTCTCTAAGATTCACCTTGTAATTCTGATcgttaactttttttaatgaaaagaaagatggtGCAGGCCTTTTGATACTAAGATCAGTTGACTCCGCCAACCTAAGGGCAAAAACGTATGCCTTTCTGCTTATTTGCAAGCTACCTTGTGGTCCCTTGCTGCTGAACCTGTGTCTGTGTGCTGTAGTTACATAGTCAGTGCAGAGGTGAAGCTAGCCTTGTTGTACTAAACAGACAGACCGTCCTTTCTGGGCTCTAAATAGCAGCAAATTATAAAGGCATCTTTGAGCTGGGGATAAGCACAAACTGGGGTTAAGAGTTGGCTGTCACCTGTTTATGTGAGAAGCATTGTCTTTTTAAAGTTCTGATTGAGATAGTACTTTTGTAGGATATTTTGGGTGGGTGTATGTCTGTAAATAACAATGTAAATAAACAGTGACACTTCTCAGACATCATGAACATCCTTCCATGCACTTCCTAAGTTGATCTTCTCATTGTTCAAGAGAATGTCAGCTTTGCTATGTTCTTGCAGACAGAATATAAGCAAATATTCACTGGGTCACTTCCTACTCTGCTACTAAGAACTAGTTTGTATTGGGATATGGATATCTCTGGGGTGCATAGTGGCCTGGGTGTCTCTTCATTGTTTGATTTACAATGTATGTTGTGTGGGGTGGTGTTAATAGGAGAGAATCTATCCCTGTTTATCAAAAGGAATTTCAAGTAAGGCAGATGTTATTTAACAATTTTGAATCTGCATAAGTAAATTTGTTAACACCGATAGTGAATAATTTGGAAGTCATGCAACCAACTTGGGTCCGCTAAGTGAATATGCTATTCTTTCCAGACTGCCATGCAGATTAGAAATGATAACGTAATGGGCTTTCAGCCATTGAAAATGTAActcaaaattcaaaatacatcTAGTACTATCGTAAACTAAATTAGCAGGGCTCATTCATGATCTATTTcagggattttttgttttgctactCTGCAGTGTTAGTGTAGTATTAATTTTTGCTAGAGTCCTAAAATGTCTGTGTATCACTGTAGGGCGTCTTTCTGTACAAATCAATGTAAGTGCAAATATCACATGCTTAAATCACAAGATGCTTCTCCTTATATACTTAAGTAATTAACAAAATACCATCTTTCTATTATTGCTAAGCAATGAATCTTCTGGAGAATTCAGGAACTCTGAAATAATCTGATAAAGCTGATTGAGTTAAATACTTTTAGTCAACTAATTCttacttcctttttcattctgctttcatCCAAGCTACTTTTACAGTAACTTCTGAATGCTTCTAGGGGAACCATTTTAGGTCTTCTGGGCACTGTTTGGCTAGTATGGTAAATTGGAACTATTCAGACCTTTATGTGAAACCCATAAAGTGGGAAGGGTGCATGCCATAGGGAATTTGTTCATTTGGTTCCTTGATTACCTACAACCATCCAGCCATTACATCTGGGAGCCTTATTGGAAGCTCTTCACTGCGGCCACGCAGCATCTTAGTCGTGAATACCAGCTCTCTGAAACGGTGGAATTAGCCTGGGCGCTGAAAAGCAGgtgatatattttattttttttttgtggtgtgtgACTTCTGCTGGAGGCAGGTTCTGAGTTCTAGAGCATTATGTCTGTCCTGCCTTGTCTTAGAGAAGTGTTTCCTTTTGTTCAATTTAGGAATCAAAAACTACTAATGAAAAATCCAGAGGTAGAAGCCCGAAGCCAGCAGAATCCTCTTCACAGTCCTCCAAACATCCTTTCCAGTTGGCCAATATTTATGAATATTATGATGCAGGGAACCACTGGTGCAAAGACTGCAATACCATCTGCGGGACCATGTTTGACTTTTTCACTCACATGCATAATAAGAAACACAGACAGGTATGTTGCAGGCTTCCTTCACTAAGTGCTTTTCATGTTGCTATAAATAGTAACACTAAAACATACATCACAGAACTACATTTTACAAGAGAACTGAAGTAATAATAAATCCAAGAAGTTGCTTATCAAATTCTTTTTCCCTAATGTTGGACTTGAGCATTTTGTACAGCTACCGGTGTGTTCCAACTAGTGTAAATGGGGCCTGTGTTCAGCTCACTCGGGAACTAGCGTTTGATATTTGTGTTTCATATGTTTACCTGTCCTGTGCTATCATTTATATTTTACCCTTTTCACAGgttattttctcattataaaTTGCAAAAtgggaggggaaagagaggaaaacataGTTCCTGTAAATATTTGCACGTTGGTTTTAATGTTCAGTGTTCTGAAAGgatgttaaaaaggaaaaagacaagtgTACTTGCCTTGCTAGTGTAATATATGAGCCTGTATACCTCTGTCACTGTGCAAATAGACCCTGGATCCTTACAACAGACCTTGGGCTTCGAAGACTCAGAGTGAGACCAAACAAGACTCCATAAAACGCATTGATAGGATAACTGTTCCTGCCAAAGGTacgttaattttttttaacttgggtATCATCTCCCTTTGCCCTCCAGCAGGTTCCAGTTGCTCAGAGAAAGGAATTTCAAAACTTTACCTTGCTATAGGAGCACATATAAATACTGTATTATTAGGTAAAAAGCAAATGATTTAATCTCCTGGTTGTTCTTGTGGAAAAGGTCATGAAGCAAGAATGTAGGAAAACATAGCatgcttccttctcttctttttagagtttagttttttattttgaataccaggtgactttttctttctccagtgtAGTTCTGAAGTGATTTTTGGTAACATATCAGGATTCAGAACATGACCACGAGTGCTTGCTGTGTTTGGGCAGACCTTGTGCAGTACTCCACAGTCTTGCAACAGACTCTGCCGTTCAATACGTTTTTAGTAGAGGTGTTCCTGAAAAATCACTGATGAGTACTTGGTAGAGTGTGGATGCAGAGAATCTGAGAAAGCCATATGGAAGGGGCTGTAAGtgatttgaaaattaatataagatttaaaatctgaatgtcTAAATAGGCATGCCAGTGATCAATCTCTGTTTATTAATCTGTTACGTAGTTCTAGTAGTGCCCGCTAAAGGAGGATCTGCAGTGTGTTAGATAAATGCAGCTGGTTCTGTAGGCACAAGGATGCAGTCTTGCTGAACTTCAATGAAAATACTTGtgttctctttaaaaaacaggTGTTTAGTATTTGAGCAGACTATACCACAAAGATGGAAAATAGATTAAGACTGTAGGAAATGTTAACCTACTTGAATAGGGGATAGCCTTAATACGATGGAGAgcactaaaataattttttgaatCATAGTAATCAAGCTTCTTCACTTCACATGTTTGCTCCTGGTAGTGGTGTTTCCCATACTGTAAGTGTAAGGAAAGCAGCATTAACTGTTCCAAAAGGAACATTACTGgaggttttgctgttgttctttGATGCGGTTGTCTGGCTTTGTTAAGAGCTTGGCATTTattaagttttgtttctctgaTCGTTTTCTTCGGCCTTTTCAGGCTCTGAATTTCTGATTCCCATCACTGGATATTATTGCCAGCTCTGTCATGAATTTTTTGGAGATCAAATCTCAGCAGAGCAGCATGTGAAAAGTCATCCCCACAATGAGAAATATAAGGTTGGTAACTGGTGTACCAGGAGAGAGTCATTCTTTGTGTTAGCTTCTACTTGttctgtcttcctttcctgAAGAATGACATTTGACTCCTTGGAGTATATGTATTTGGTTATCTTCACTACATTCTAAACAAGCAGAACTTCCCACTACATAGAGACTAATCTTTCATTTGCATGAAGCTGAAATGGTGTTTAAGTCCCACTGTTGGTTTTCAAACTCTTCTGTAAagtgccagcactgctgcaagCCACCACTCAATTCACATTAAATTACGGAATGTGGAGTTTGTAGCATCTCAGTTTCTTGGTAGGACAAAGTTCTCTGCTCAGTTAGTGTTGGGATGGCACTTACTGAACACGTCAAAACTGTTACAGAGtggaattaatttatttttcatggaaacAGTAGCTAAAATTGTGCCAtttatttccacagaaataCATAGATGAAAACCCACTCTATGAAGAGAGGAGAAATCTAGACCGTCAAGCTGGATTGGCTGTAGTTCTGGAAACAGAGCGTAGGCGGCAGAGCGAGCTGAAACGGAAACTAgttgagaaacagaaagaagagaaggatgagaagaaaccaaaaataataaagaaagaggaagcaaagaGCATACCAGAGCTTGGAGAAGGGACTAGTGAAACTCAAGGCAAAATAGATTCTTCTGGGCGAAAAATGGGTATCAAGCTTaagctgaagaaggaagagaagaaggaagagaaaaaagaagaaaagaaagaggaatctAAAAAGGATTCACCAAGCCAGACTTCCTTTGGGAaattcagctggaaaaagaCTGAGAGAGAGGATAAAACCCCAGGAGGACCTATTCTAAAGGAGGAGAGtacagaaggaaacaaagaggAGAACAAGTGTCAGTCTGGGAAACCCCATGTCAAGCCCATTGAAATCAAGCTGTCTGGAAAAACTGTTATTCCACACACTAGCCCATGGACACCAGTTGTTTTCACATCAACACCAGCAAAAATTCTACCCAATCTACCAGTCCCAACTATGATTTTCAGGAAGTCTACTACTGCGACAGTTAGCAAACCAGCGCCTTTGAACACCTTTTTGTCCATAAAATCCTCTGGAGCCACCACCAAACCACTGCCTGTGGTAAAAGAAACCAATGCAGATCTTCTACTGCCTCCGGATATCATCTCAAAAGCTTTTGGAGGagaagaagtaattttaaaagggggagaggaggatttgaaagcaggagagaaaagtgAGTCTTCTCAGACTTCTGATATACCACCTCCACCCCCTCCTCCACCAGCAGTTCAGCAGGCAGCTGTCATCCCTGCAGATGAAGTAGCTCCAGGTGTGTCTGAAAGTGAACACACAATGCTGGCAATGCCTGTGAGAccccctccaccaccaccaccttcaACTGCTTTCAGTGAACAGGCAAAAAAGGTAGAGAAACGAAACTCTTGCTTGGCCACAGCCAATGCTAAAGATCTCTATGATATTTTCTACAGTAGTGGTGGAAAGGGTTCAGCTGACAGCAAGCTTGCAAGTTCTGCACTTCCAAATGGAGAAAACTCTAACCTAACAAAACCTGCAGACTTATCTGCAAACCCTAGAATGAATAATAATAGCTCATCCTCCTTGAAAGAGGATTCTCAGAATGTGGCTACTGAAGTTAGCCAAGCCCACTCAGCTGAGAGAAGCTCAGAACTGGAGAAAACTGATATT from Gavia stellata isolate bGavSte3 chromosome 2, bGavSte3.hap2, whole genome shotgun sequence includes these protein-coding regions:
- the ZNF318 gene encoding zinc finger protein 318, with the protein product MYRSSSGRSGPSSSSSSHRLKEGSSSGSRASRSSTSGPGPGRGRPPPPPPAAAASASPPRSASPRPPPRRHRSPSGHRGASRRSPSPHRSRRLPSPPGGPGPGGTRGRRGSEHGDGSSSRRRSPSLRSESSLEQSLRITVGNDRYCIGTPERRRLPDRLGSPIDNLSDRDDMADGPIFTRGLSCPRGLERYPSHEDQPSSPFIMRHDEDYRNRDVFLHRSDYSPHYGRREELPRGSDRDGDKLRKSSYPSRPEERGREIKRPRYEKDEKMHGVSGEHQGFSAGTRNYRRRSRSRSRSPSPSYLNEEFRELDRARRKREEEERSRNLNHDVSGSGYVIPGLTNTLQTSEPRYTYRPEEIPSMPKKSILKKRVEMEVESPIQPEGFSSSPAPSKDLPVLSSHLSLPQSNNTAPFASEVENFLKRFNKDSVVESANKELCDGLYGWSPLSGAPKDAFTFEEKFGSFLSHKEKVEPKSEPADRHTDFLLPHERASQDGSGFSRILGMMADSASAQEKRRRSFPDIEDEEKFLYGDEDEDTKTESLPIQKPPVSCGNEIISQNVSPPPSPAPAVKLDPSEEPNAEYAKIHDLLKTIGLDIGVAEIGKLAVRTQERLHGKKLASRSPDRRSSDPRRLDPWDLRRSRSDTRSPESGQQRSASPSVSFQQSKDASSLQKSEYTKPVGQDIPTCAPEQPLPSVSLIPSVPPAPASLPPTPTSVSQYQIPNYSQFTATQMPQNYPPPTMAPPGYDAYGHYMAYAAPGWTMYPPAQQPNPTLPEAHGLLTMAMSANPMRPNLRVIETVSMGKDVPDLKRDGSVLVHVPTTPANSKVPLRLSSHPLKNTTEKMSDEKNRAAQKQKVIEEREKLKNEREARQKKLYYLKTELDRLRKQQGEMLRKKRREKDGHKDPLLVEVNRLQENIMKEISELHKESDAADKKQSELDKVAQILGINIFEKPRKPSVETKDSSEKNSKSENAKGLEKTSSSNKESKTTNEKSRGRSPKPAESSSQSSKHPFQLANIYEYYDAGNHWCKDCNTICGTMFDFFTHMHNKKHRQTLDPYNRPWASKTQSETKQDSIKRIDRITVPAKGSEFLIPITGYYCQLCHEFFGDQISAEQHVKSHPHNEKYKKYIDENPLYEERRNLDRQAGLAVVLETERRRQSELKRKLVEKQKEEKDEKKPKIIKKEEAKSIPELGEGTSETQGKIDSSGRKMGIKLKLKKEEKKEEKKEEKKEESKKDSPSQTSFGKFSWKKTEREDKTPGGPILKEESTEGNKEENKCQSGKPHVKPIEIKLSGKTVIPHTSPWTPVVFTSTPAKILPNLPVPTMIFRKSTTATVSKPAPLNTFLSIKSSGATTKPLPVVKETNADLLLPPDIISKAFGGEEVILKGGEEDLKAGEKSESSQTSDIPPPPPPPPAVQQAAVIPADEVAPGVSESEHTMLAMPVRPPPPPPPSTAFSEQAKKVEKRNSCLATANAKDLYDIFYSSGGKGSADSKLASSALPNGENSNLTKPADLSANPRMNNNSSSSLKEDSQNVATEVSQAHSAERSSELEKTDIQETSILHTEISPDMENGIQKDVGQKCETPLSTDVHTKLKEDSSQCNNQVMGSWVLGENQAEMNKKPLQPQLLEMLVTELSETKTASGIQMPAEIGLVDIRRREQVGSQEFCDLQKTEVQEKVGQEDAKKTGVTNRNVPGTLEKDAEMKDWEVEVVKPELSLHPKTFLPETQNEIQNLGNCCLVEEKLSGNCRTHSETDSPDLLCDSQNTSKEKALVAVMTDQNSVDASLKDVKLKSVALEVSQPGVLGKASRISETQNKISELTRSPGEWDTSRTSNGEERVITTHSCSESGWDLSNTPNVEIKTGSNEVSASELTELQPDTCLANTETRSSILEAQEKVRPEPSGHAVLDNQAQRQEVAWLVNACSANIVELRSSVELVVEVEKKSLGHTGSDAMLDNVFVKRDAKEVGTGGFSRACSDLVQESVVALSADFHREHLSEEAVHSPETKHEVVRTSAASDFNLNITHSGLNTEQCESLSANVCVDNKKVSLTSEDVKHNETPSQKAELEFKSTDFSLGDTKVKHECFSILTAGLLNENMEEVSKLETIASIRLESSKLGKLGIEKTVDETKITDFATLTSGSREDKLCTRISQTAMPQLGLQSSNSDTTEVVMPVLEMQGISPVSEILQVEESKGGTVEMPSLSCDGGSTESQASGCVETFLPGLKETHGKEGGSGGKGVCTIQSKKTEQTETADSGLEATTNSGIAESLAESPVG